In one window of Sardina pilchardus chromosome 23, fSarPil1.1, whole genome shotgun sequence DNA:
- the LOC134070840 gene encoding gamma-crystallin M3-like — MTMGKIIFYEDRNFQGRSYETSSDCPELTSYLSRCNSCRVESGCFMVYDRSNFQGNQYFVRRGEYSDYQRMGMSDCIRSCRMIPMHRGPFRMKIYERENFGGQSHEVMDDCDNMSDRYRMSDMQSCNVMDGHWLMYEQPHYSGRMMYLRPGEYRNFRDMGMSNQMRVNSMRRIMDSC, encoded by the exons ATCATCTTCTACGAGGACAGGAACTTCCAGGGCCGGTCTTATGAGACCAGCAGCGACTGCCCTGAGCTGACCTCCTACCTGAGCCGCTGCAACTCCTGCAGGGTGGAGAGCGGCTGCTTCATGGTCTATGACCGCTCCAACTTCCAGGGCAACCAGTACTTTGTGAGAAGGGGCGAGTACTCCGACTACCAGCGCATGGGCATGAGCGACTGCATCAGGTCCTGCCGCATGATCCCCATG CACAGAGGACCCTTCAGAATGAAGATCTACGAGAGGGAGAACTTTGGAGGACAGAGTCACGAGGTTATGGATGACTGCGACAACATGTCTGATCGTTACCGCATGTCCGACATGCAGTCCTGCAACGTGATGGATGGCCACTGGCTCATGTACGAGCAGCCCCATTACAGCGGCAGGATGATGTACCTGAGGCCCGGCGAGTACAGGAACTTCAGGGACATGGGCATGAGCAACCAGATGAGAGTCAACTCCATGAGGCGCATCATGGATTCCTGTTAA